The Arachis hypogaea cultivar Tifrunner chromosome 19, arahy.Tifrunner.gnm2.J5K5, whole genome shotgun sequence genome has a window encoding:
- the LOC112779707 gene encoding putative FBD-associated F-box protein At3g50710 isoform X2: MPSFGPHLQELYLNLHVNGRFGLKLPEAIFTCPLLKSLVLKREISLNCGREFPNVYLPSLKNLKLKLFIPYVHPNKLLSGCPVLENLTLFLANNTPDARNVYVPTIQMPRTLKSLTFEDDTIVLDEIYHRVIDTPSLEYLNIKITIPKNSELQVSFSSFPNMVEAHLDIDNARVEHGAWVPDLLRALRETKLLALRYYTTRCLFSAPAFEFPEFHRLVNLEGFDSYTMEYHGPTPPTMVPNCVTSHLKSVEFRAYEDTADEREFIVYLLQKGLVLKTVTISIEPDFDQETKYEFVRELYAELYAIPRGSTTCQLNIWP; this comes from the exons ATGCCGTCATTTGGCCCCCATCTCCAGGAACTATATCTCAACCTTCATGTAAATGGAAGGTTTGGACTCAAGTTGCCTGAAGCCATATTCACTTGTCCATTACTCAAGTCCCTTGTTTTGAAACGTGAAATTTCTTTGAATTGTGGTCGAGAGTTTCCAAATGTTTATCTTCCATCCCTCAAGAACCTAAAGCTAAAGTTGTTTATCCCCTATGTGCACCCCAACAAGCTTTTATCTGGCTGCCCTGTTCTTGAAAATCTTACGCTCTTTCTCGCGAACAATACCCCAGATGCTCGTAATGTTTATGTACCTACAATCCAGATGCCTCGGACATTGAAAAGTTTAACCTTTGAAGATGACACTATCGTGCTTGATGAGATTTACCATCGTGTGATAGACACGCCTTCTCTTGAATACCTCAATATCAAAATAACCATCCCAAAGAACTCAGAGCTACAGGTTTCGTTTAGCAGTTTCCCTAACATGGTGGAGGCACATCTTGATATTGATAATGCACGTGTTGAGCATGGCGCTTGGGTGCCCGACCTTCTCCGGGCACTCCGCGAAACAAAATTGTTGGCATTGAGATATTACACAACACGG TGCTTATTTAGTGCTCCAGCTTTCGAGTTTCCAGAATTTCACCGCTTGGTCAATCTAGAG GGATTTGATTCTTACACGATGGAGTATCATGGGCCAACACCACCAACCATGGTTCCCAATTGTGTGACATCACATCTCAAGAGTGTTGAGTTTAGAGCATATGAGGACACTGCAGATGAGCGTGAATTTATTGTATATCTTTTACAAAAAGGACTTGTTTTGAAGACAGTGACAATTTCTATTGAACCTGATTTCGATCAAGAGACAAAGTACGAATTTGTCAGGGAATTATATGCTGAATTATATGCTATACCAAGGGGCTCTACAACATGTCAGCTAAATATTTGGCCATAA
- the LOC112779707 gene encoding FBD-associated F-box protein At5g56370 isoform X1, with translation MPSFGPHLQELYLNLHVNGRFGLKLPEAIFTCPLLKSLVLKREISLNCGREFPNVYLPSLKNLKLKLFIPYVHPNKLLSGCPVLENLTLFLANNTPDARNVYVPTIQMPRTLKSLTFEDDTIVLDEIYHRVIDTPSLEYLNIKITIPKNSELQVSFSSFPNMVEAHLDIDNARVEHGAWVPDLLRALRETKLLALRYYTTRCLFSAPAFEFPEFHRLVNLEVDVPCFNTNFMLNFLHNCHVLEGLVVGIWPGFDSYTMEYHGPTPPTMVPNCVTSHLKSVEFRAYEDTADEREFIVYLLQKGLVLKTVTISIEPDFDQETKYEFVRELYAELYAIPRGSTTCQLNIWP, from the exons ATGCCGTCATTTGGCCCCCATCTCCAGGAACTATATCTCAACCTTCATGTAAATGGAAGGTTTGGACTCAAGTTGCCTGAAGCCATATTCACTTGTCCATTACTCAAGTCCCTTGTTTTGAAACGTGAAATTTCTTTGAATTGTGGTCGAGAGTTTCCAAATGTTTATCTTCCATCCCTCAAGAACCTAAAGCTAAAGTTGTTTATCCCCTATGTGCACCCCAACAAGCTTTTATCTGGCTGCCCTGTTCTTGAAAATCTTACGCTCTTTCTCGCGAACAATACCCCAGATGCTCGTAATGTTTATGTACCTACAATCCAGATGCCTCGGACATTGAAAAGTTTAACCTTTGAAGATGACACTATCGTGCTTGATGAGATTTACCATCGTGTGATAGACACGCCTTCTCTTGAATACCTCAATATCAAAATAACCATCCCAAAGAACTCAGAGCTACAGGTTTCGTTTAGCAGTTTCCCTAACATGGTGGAGGCACATCTTGATATTGATAATGCACGTGTTGAGCATGGCGCTTGGGTGCCCGACCTTCTCCGGGCACTCCGCGAAACAAAATTGTTGGCATTGAGATATTACACAACACGG TGCTTATTTAGTGCTCCAGCTTTCGAGTTTCCAGAATTTCACCGCTTGGTCAATCTAGAGGTTGATGTTCCATGTTTCAACACAAACTTCATGCTAAACTTCCTTCATAATTGTCATGTACTTGAAGGTCTTGTAGTTGGTATTTGGCCG GGATTTGATTCTTACACGATGGAGTATCATGGGCCAACACCACCAACCATGGTTCCCAATTGTGTGACATCACATCTCAAGAGTGTTGAGTTTAGAGCATATGAGGACACTGCAGATGAGCGTGAATTTATTGTATATCTTTTACAAAAAGGACTTGTTTTGAAGACAGTGACAATTTCTATTGAACCTGATTTCGATCAAGAGACAAAGTACGAATTTGTCAGGGAATTATATGCTGAATTATATGCTATACCAAGGGGCTCTACAACATGTCAGCTAAATATTTGGCCATAA